The Halomicronema hongdechloris C2206 genome includes a window with the following:
- a CDS encoding chlororespiratory reduction protein 7 yields MLEMTLYGIAMPDAIMYRDDDMYVLLIPGQDEVFLTPDELLERLKGVLADCQEALPRELRALENLDAQARHLRDTACEFERQPGERWQWYVVRLEK; encoded by the coding sequence ATGCTGGAGATGACCCTCTATGGAATCGCCATGCCAGATGCCATCATGTACCGGGATGATGATATGTATGTCTTACTCATTCCCGGCCAAGACGAAGTCTTTCTTACTCCAGATGAGCTTCTAGAGCGGCTGAAGGGGGTGTTAGCTGATTGTCAGGAGGCTCTGCCTCGGGAGCTGCGCGCTTTGGAAAATCTAGATGCCCAAGCTCGCCATTTAAGGGACACAGCCTGTGAGTTTGAACGACAGCCGGGGGAACGTTGGCAGTGGTATGTAGTGCGTCTAGAGAAGTAA
- a CDS encoding PHP domain-containing protein: protein MAVSLTQLSASAQIGHHADTLRSIFKQVDDTSCPKGYNFHMHTVCSDGRLTPADLMAQALSLGLKEFAITDHHNVKGFYQAKQWLEDWQWHHPARISSSCRYSSGLPRLWVGAEITALLARIDVHILGYAFDPSHKAMYPYLQGHAPRGSHRESKRVIQAIQQAGGIAVLAHPARYRRPASELIQVAVGEGIDGVEAYYAYDNPSQWRPCPKQTPEIEALATEYQLLTTCGTDTHGLNLTRRL, encoded by the coding sequence ATGGCGGTTAGCCTGACGCAGCTGTCAGCATCGGCCCAAATCGGCCATCATGCAGATACGCTGAGGTCAATCTTTAAGCAAGTTGATGACACCAGTTGCCCCAAGGGTTACAACTTCCACATGCATACTGTCTGCTCGGATGGTCGCTTGACCCCAGCGGACCTAATGGCACAAGCCCTGAGTTTAGGGCTAAAGGAATTTGCCATTACAGACCACCACAATGTAAAGGGGTTTTACCAAGCCAAGCAGTGGTTAGAAGACTGGCAATGGCATCATCCTGCCCGCATCAGCAGTAGTTGTCGTTACTCCAGTGGGTTACCGCGGTTATGGGTCGGGGCAGAAATCACGGCCCTACTCGCTCGTATCGATGTCCATATTCTGGGCTATGCCTTCGATCCGAGTCATAAAGCCATGTACCCCTATCTCCAGGGGCATGCCCCTCGGGGCAGCCATCGAGAGTCTAAGCGGGTGATTCAGGCGATTCAACAAGCTGGTGGCATCGCTGTACTAGCTCACCCGGCTCGATATCGTCGCCCGGCCTCTGAATTAATTCAGGTTGCCGTCGGGGAGGGCATCGACGGGGTCGAAGCCTACTACGCCTATGACAATCCCAGTCAATGGCGGCCCTGCCCAAAGCAGACTCCTGAGATTGAAGCCCTAGCCACTGAATATCAGCTTTTAACCACCTGCGGCACCGATACCCATGGCCTCAACTTGACCCGGCGACTCTAG
- a CDS encoding alpha/beta fold hydrolase — translation MLQFQPIGVASHRLETSLGQLVYYTPSQPPWDTADPQSPALVFLHSLGGGSSAYEWSQVYPAFAPDYGVIVPDLLGWGQSDHPARDYGTADYCQILTTLLERVTIPPTLVMATSLTAGVVIRLAIQRPDLFRALALVSPSGNSDFGRNYRLSLSAQLIRTPGVDRLVYALGAANEPAVRNFLTSFLFANADRLSQEVVQAYLTCIQQPGADYAALASLKGDISFDLSRYMGQLHIPTAFILGAASRLNPASRGQRLAQLNPTAVQAVYKIAESGALPQLERPAAVVSVLRHFLANHRSV, via the coding sequence ATGCTGCAGTTTCAGCCTATTGGTGTTGCGTCCCATCGTCTGGAAACCTCACTAGGGCAATTGGTCTACTACACACCCAGTCAGCCCCCCTGGGATACTGCCGATCCCCAATCTCCCGCCCTCGTCTTCCTGCACAGTCTGGGAGGAGGCTCATCCGCCTATGAATGGTCGCAGGTCTATCCTGCCTTCGCCCCAGACTATGGCGTCATTGTCCCTGATTTGTTGGGCTGGGGCCAGTCAGATCACCCTGCGCGTGATTACGGCACCGCAGACTACTGCCAAATCTTGACCACCTTGTTAGAGCGAGTCACCATCCCCCCTACCCTAGTGATGGCCACCTCCCTGACCGCCGGTGTGGTGATTCGCTTGGCCATTCAGCGTCCGGATCTATTCCGTGCCCTAGCTCTGGTGTCACCATCGGGCAATAGTGATTTCGGTCGTAACTATCGCCTGTCCTTATCGGCTCAACTGATTCGCACTCCCGGCGTCGACCGCCTGGTTTATGCTTTGGGCGCCGCCAACGAGCCCGCCGTGCGCAATTTTCTCACCTCGTTTTTGTTTGCTAACGCCGATCGGCTCAGCCAGGAGGTCGTCCAGGCCTATCTCACCTGTATTCAACAGCCTGGGGCAGACTACGCTGCCTTGGCCTCCCTCAAGGGAGACATTAGTTTTGATCTCAGTCGTTATATGGGTCAGCTTCACATTCCCACCGCCTTTATCCTGGGGGCAGCGTCTCGCCTCAACCCCGCTAGTCGAGGCCAGCGCTTGGCTCAACTCAATCCCACCGCCGTGCAGGCCGTTTACAAGATTGCTGAATCGGGGGCATTACCTCAGCTAGAGCGCCCTGCTGCAGTGGTCAGTGTACTCCGCCATTTTCTGGCCAATCACCGGTCTGTTTGA
- a CDS encoding M20 family metallopeptidase, producing MLSQIKAISEKIAPRLIEIRRHLHSHPELSGQEYQTAAYIAGVLSSCGLRVQELVGKTGVIGELEGSDPNRRLLAIRSDMDALPIHELTELEFASSKPGIMHACGHDVHTTIGLGTAMVLSQLESPLAGSIRFLFQPAEETAQGARWMIADGVMEGVDAIFSQHVYPVIPAGTIGIRYGALTAAADDLEIVITGESGHGARPHEAIDAIWIASQVITTLQQSISRTQNPLHPVVLTIGQISGGRAANVIADRVKLLGTVRSLHPDTHQHLPQWIEDIVAAVCQPYGANYQINYRRGVPSVMNDLELTQLTEVCAEDAWGSDRIQLILEPSLGAEDFALYLEHAVGTMFRLGVGGTDRSQNYPLHHPKFDVDETAITTGVVTMAYAACCYWQRACPLGKAP from the coding sequence ATGCTTAGTCAGATCAAAGCCATCAGTGAGAAAATCGCCCCCCGCCTGATTGAAATTCGCCGTCACCTCCATAGCCATCCCGAACTCAGTGGCCAAGAATATCAGACCGCTGCCTATATTGCAGGCGTCCTGTCTTCCTGTGGCTTGCGAGTGCAGGAACTGGTAGGGAAAACCGGTGTCATTGGCGAACTGGAGGGGAGTGATCCGAATCGTCGCCTCCTAGCCATTCGCAGTGATATGGATGCCCTGCCCATCCATGAACTGACCGAACTGGAGTTTGCCTCCAGCAAACCCGGCATCATGCATGCCTGTGGTCACGATGTACACACCACTATTGGCTTAGGGACTGCCATGGTCTTGTCCCAGTTAGAGAGCCCTTTGGCAGGGTCCATCCGCTTCCTGTTTCAGCCAGCCGAAGAGACTGCCCAGGGGGCACGCTGGATGATCGCCGATGGCGTCATGGAAGGGGTAGATGCCATCTTTAGCCAGCATGTCTATCCCGTGATCCCAGCCGGCACCATTGGTATTCGCTATGGAGCCCTGACGGCGGCAGCCGATGATTTGGAAATTGTGATCACCGGAGAATCAGGCCATGGCGCCCGACCCCACGAAGCCATTGATGCCATCTGGATTGCTTCCCAAGTGATCACCACGTTGCAGCAATCCATCAGTCGTACCCAGAATCCACTACACCCAGTGGTGCTAACCATCGGCCAAATTTCAGGGGGGCGCGCGGCCAATGTCATCGCTGACCGGGTTAAGTTACTGGGGACAGTGCGCTCCCTGCACCCCGATACCCATCAGCACTTGCCCCAGTGGATCGAGGACATCGTTGCCGCGGTTTGCCAACCCTATGGCGCCAACTATCAAATCAATTACCGCCGAGGGGTGCCATCAGTCATGAATGACCTAGAGCTTACCCAGCTGACGGAGGTCTGTGCTGAAGATGCCTGGGGTAGCGATCGCATCCAGCTGATTCTGGAACCATCCCTAGGAGCTGAAGACTTTGCCCTCTACTTAGAGCATGCCGTTGGTACCATGTTTCGCCTGGGCGTTGGGGGAACCGATAGGTCTCAAAACTATCCGCTCCATCATCCTAAGTTTGACGTGGACGAGACCGCTATCACCACAGGAGTTGTCACCATGGCCTATGCAGCCTGCTGCTACTGGCAGAGAGCCTGTCCCCTGGGCAAGGCTCCTTAG
- the sir gene encoding sulfite reductase, ferredoxin dependent, whose protein sequence is MVYSPTSTTSNSSSAPYRQQKTSKLEGIKERSRYLREPVATELLQDTTHFSKDGLQILKFHGSYQQDNRDNRVRGQEKDYQFMLRTRNPGGYIPPQLYLTLDRLSEEYGNHTLRATTRQGFQLHGVLKRNLKATIAAIIRSLGSTLGACGDLNRNVMASPAPFAHRPDYRIARDYAERIADLLRPQTEAYYEIWLDGEKAITAEEHPEVVAARQRNGHGTLVHGSQEPIYGAYYMPRKFKCAVTVPGDNSVDVYTHDVTLVVIVDAAGELQGFNILAGGGMGRTHNKEETFARLADPIGYVDKADVYDALKAIVATQRDYGDRFQRRHARMKYLLHDWGVEHFRRQVEAYFGKPLQPFKPLPEWRFYDYLGWHEQGDGALFVGIPIENGRILDRDTLTLKSALREIIQRFQVPMRVTPNQSVILYDIDPAARAEIQQILSRHGVRSEAELDPLVRYSMACPALPTCGLAITESERIIPKVLERIQQLLIQVGLQDEHFVVRMTGCPNGCARPYMAELGLVGSGPNQYQLWLGGAPDQTRLARPFIDRLHLDELEGALEPLLVCFRETRQAGESFGSFCDRIGFDALQQFSDSYDPSQYTRERKSRHRIGITDSVYRQLKAASQQQGRPMSQIAAEALSAYLN, encoded by the coding sequence ATGGTTTACAGTCCTACATCAACCACCTCAAATTCCTCGTCGGCTCCCTATCGACAGCAGAAAACCTCCAAGTTAGAGGGGATTAAGGAGCGCAGTCGGTATTTGCGGGAGCCAGTGGCCACTGAGCTGTTGCAAGATACCACGCACTTTTCCAAAGATGGGTTGCAAATCCTTAAGTTCCATGGCTCTTATCAGCAAGACAATCGAGACAATCGGGTTCGGGGCCAGGAAAAGGATTATCAGTTCATGTTACGCACCCGGAATCCGGGTGGCTATATTCCCCCCCAGTTGTATCTGACGTTGGATCGCCTCTCTGAGGAATATGGCAACCACACGTTGCGAGCCACGACTCGGCAGGGATTTCAACTCCACGGGGTGCTGAAGAGAAATCTGAAGGCCACCATCGCTGCGATTATTCGCAGCCTGGGTTCGACACTGGGAGCCTGTGGCGATTTAAACCGCAACGTCATGGCATCGCCGGCTCCCTTTGCCCATCGGCCAGACTATAGAATTGCCCGGGACTACGCCGAGCGCATTGCTGACCTGTTACGGCCCCAAACCGAGGCCTATTACGAGATCTGGCTGGATGGAGAAAAGGCGATTACCGCTGAAGAGCACCCTGAGGTGGTGGCAGCTCGTCAACGCAATGGCCATGGCACTCTGGTACACGGCAGCCAAGAGCCCATCTATGGAGCTTACTACATGCCGCGTAAGTTCAAGTGCGCGGTGACGGTGCCGGGAGACAACTCGGTAGATGTCTATACCCATGATGTCACCCTGGTGGTGATAGTCGATGCCGCCGGAGAGCTGCAGGGGTTTAATATCCTAGCCGGGGGAGGCATGGGCCGTACCCACAATAAGGAAGAGACCTTTGCCCGCCTGGCTGATCCGATTGGCTATGTGGACAAGGCCGATGTCTACGATGCTCTAAAGGCAATTGTTGCCACCCAACGGGATTATGGCGATCGATTCCAGCGCCGCCACGCTCGTATGAAGTATTTGCTACATGATTGGGGGGTGGAGCACTTCCGGCGCCAAGTGGAAGCCTATTTTGGTAAACCCTTGCAACCCTTTAAGCCGCTGCCAGAGTGGCGGTTTTATGACTATCTGGGATGGCACGAACAGGGAGATGGGGCGTTATTCGTGGGCATTCCCATCGAGAATGGCCGCATTCTGGATCGAGACACATTGACGCTGAAATCGGCATTGCGAGAGATTATTCAGCGGTTTCAGGTGCCCATGCGGGTGACGCCTAACCAGAGTGTGATTCTCTACGACATTGATCCGGCTGCTCGGGCGGAGATTCAACAGATTTTGAGCCGCCATGGGGTGCGCTCAGAGGCTGAGCTAGACCCCCTGGTGCGCTACAGCATGGCTTGCCCGGCGCTACCCACCTGTGGTCTGGCCATTACCGAGTCGGAACGGATTATCCCTAAGGTGCTGGAGCGCATTCAGCAGTTGCTGATCCAGGTGGGGTTACAGGATGAGCATTTCGTGGTGCGCATGACCGGTTGCCCCAATGGCTGTGCCCGACCTTACATGGCGGAGTTGGGCCTGGTGGGCAGTGGCCCTAACCAGTATCAGCTCTGGTTAGGGGGAGCGCCTGATCAGACTCGCTTGGCACGTCCCTTTATCGATCGCCTGCACTTAGATGAGCTAGAGGGTGCTCTGGAGCCGCTGTTGGTCTGCTTCCGGGAGACCCGGCAGGCAGGGGAATCGTTTGGTAGCTTTTGCGATCGCATCGGGTTTGATGCCCTGCAGCAGTTCAGTGACAGCTATGATCCCAGTCAATATACTCGGGAGCGCAAGTCACGCCATCGCATCGGCATCACTGATTCGGTCTATCGCCAGCTCAAAGCTGCTTCCCAACAGCAAGGTCGTCCCATGTCGCAGATTGCAGCGGAGGCGCTTTCAGCCTACTTGAACTAG
- a CDS encoding CHAT domain-containing protein, with the protein MATLVPVATAQNTNPSPPTNPDPPPSTPPTNPLPPANPGTNTPTPEIDIDDVPSPILRPVVSPLELPQLLIQGQPTLVGYPAVANAAIEPLAILRLPFPEVPLWLFPPGHRQLTSGSLPSNFPAGLLISPPLLSLDPSLLQGMPNVPGTTQVPYIYIDPGQQSEVSPITIPSADPNVVVNSPSQTLGLSPAMENCYGHTQSQAEIDSGLANQLIQCYTQNLEVAQQHNNQAWTAYALNNLAVAHFIRGDYRQALAYHQQLLTQAQAQASDLEIGIALAGLGAAHAALGQYDQAIEQYRQALDHLPQAKAPQWRALTLRNLGNALLGQGQIQSAIEYQHQSLAISGAIGDTYGQAQARGNLGNAYALSGRFDDAVTVQQQSLELARQLQDPLQEAQALLGLGTTYGYQQDYDQAVDYYGQALTLTRRLQARLGEGIALTNLGDALFRLNRLSEAEGRLYQGIAIWESLRAGLGTNDSFKVSIFETQAATYRNLQEVLVAQGKIQPALEVAERGRARAFVELVARRSGAQLTAPSPPTIAAISRLARQQNLALVEYSIIRDQFVETPHGASVQFTNEPQESALFAWVVQPSGQVKFQRLDWPADWPSLEQVVQQGRRAMGLRGRGIDVVYTPEPRSDPDAATDLQRLHRLLIEPIAAWLPPEAETPVVFVPQEELFLVPFPALQDAEGQYFLAHHTPMTAPSIQLLGLTLERANRRQVTMPSADWLIVGNPMMPSVPLDEQSPQPLPELPGAEAEAVAIAALVNSQALTGATATESLITQRLPQARYIHLATHGLLDDIDGEGIPGAIALTPDNHEDGFLTANELFQLKLQADLVVLSACDTGGGRITGDGVIGLSRSFLSSGANSVVVSLWTVPDVATADLMTAFYQALPTTSHKAQALRQAMLSTQQRHPHPSAWAGFTLIGDWR; encoded by the coding sequence ATGGCTACTCTGGTTCCGGTGGCAACCGCGCAGAACACAAATCCATCTCCGCCCACCAATCCAGATCCTCCTCCCTCAACTCCTCCTACTAATCCCCTGCCTCCTGCCAATCCAGGGACTAATACACCAACTCCTGAGATTGATATTGATGACGTGCCGTCCCCTATTCTACGGCCAGTTGTCTCCCCCTTGGAGTTGCCACAATTACTGATCCAGGGACAGCCAACGCTGGTGGGCTACCCTGCGGTTGCCAATGCCGCCATAGAACCGCTAGCAATTCTACGGTTGCCCTTCCCAGAGGTACCGTTATGGCTTTTTCCCCCAGGGCATCGTCAATTGACATCAGGGTCATTACCCTCTAACTTTCCCGCTGGGTTGCTAATTTCTCCTCCCCTGTTATCCCTCGACCCCTCCTTATTGCAGGGAATGCCCAATGTCCCTGGGACTACCCAAGTACCTTACATCTATATTGATCCGGGGCAGCAGTCAGAGGTTTCTCCCATCACCATTCCCTCTGCCGATCCCAATGTTGTAGTCAACTCCCCCAGCCAGACCTTGGGCCTGAGTCCGGCCATGGAGAATTGCTACGGCCATACCCAAAGCCAAGCAGAGATCGACAGTGGCCTGGCCAATCAATTAATCCAGTGCTACACCCAGAACTTGGAAGTGGCCCAGCAGCACAACAACCAGGCCTGGACCGCCTATGCCCTAAATAACCTGGCTGTGGCTCACTTTATCCGGGGCGACTATCGCCAGGCATTGGCCTATCATCAACAGCTGTTGACCCAGGCTCAGGCCCAAGCCAGCGACTTGGAAATCGGCATTGCCCTGGCAGGGTTGGGAGCAGCCCATGCGGCCTTGGGACAGTATGACCAGGCCATTGAGCAGTATCGTCAGGCTCTGGATCACTTACCCCAGGCCAAGGCGCCTCAATGGCGGGCGCTCACCCTGCGCAATCTAGGCAATGCCCTATTAGGACAGGGACAGATCCAGTCTGCCATTGAGTATCAGCACCAGAGTCTGGCTATTTCTGGCGCCATTGGCGACACCTACGGCCAGGCTCAAGCCCGGGGCAATCTAGGTAATGCCTATGCTCTCTCGGGTCGCTTCGATGATGCCGTGACGGTGCAACAGCAAAGCCTAGAACTGGCTCGTCAGTTGCAAGATCCGCTGCAGGAAGCCCAGGCACTGCTGGGGCTGGGAACAACCTATGGCTATCAGCAGGATTACGATCAGGCGGTGGACTACTATGGTCAAGCTCTGACTCTAACCCGACGGTTGCAGGCCCGCTTGGGAGAGGGCATTGCCCTGACTAATTTGGGAGATGCCCTATTTCGGTTGAATCGGCTCAGTGAAGCGGAAGGGCGGCTGTACCAGGGCATTGCCATCTGGGAATCTCTGCGGGCTGGATTAGGCACCAACGATAGCTTCAAGGTCTCTATTTTTGAGACCCAGGCTGCTACCTATCGCAATCTGCAAGAGGTCTTGGTGGCCCAGGGGAAAATTCAGCCCGCCCTAGAAGTTGCCGAGCGGGGACGGGCCCGAGCCTTTGTGGAGTTGGTGGCCCGGCGGTCAGGCGCTCAACTGACGGCGCCCTCTCCCCCGACTATTGCAGCGATTAGCCGCTTGGCTCGCCAACAAAACTTGGCTCTGGTAGAGTACAGCATCATTCGAGACCAGTTTGTGGAGACTCCCCATGGCGCGTCGGTGCAATTCACCAACGAGCCCCAGGAGTCGGCCCTATTTGCTTGGGTGGTGCAGCCTTCAGGCCAGGTAAAGTTTCAGCGGCTGGACTGGCCCGCCGACTGGCCTTCCCTAGAACAGGTGGTACAACAGGGACGACGGGCCATGGGGTTGCGAGGGCGGGGTATTGATGTTGTCTATACCCCAGAACCCCGTAGCGATCCAGATGCGGCGACAGATTTGCAGCGATTGCATCGGCTCCTGATTGAGCCCATCGCGGCCTGGCTGCCCCCCGAGGCCGAAACTCCTGTGGTGTTTGTGCCCCAGGAGGAGCTATTTTTGGTGCCGTTTCCGGCCTTACAAGATGCAGAGGGTCAGTATTTTCTGGCGCACCATACCCCAATGACGGCGCCGTCAATCCAGTTGCTGGGGTTGACCCTGGAACGAGCCAATCGTCGCCAGGTAACTATGCCATCGGCAGACTGGTTGATCGTAGGGAATCCGATGATGCCCTCGGTGCCCCTAGACGAGCAGTCCCCTCAGCCTCTGCCCGAATTGCCCGGGGCTGAAGCTGAAGCGGTTGCGATCGCAGCCTTGGTCAATAGCCAAGCTCTCACAGGGGCCACCGCCACCGAATCCCTGATCACCCAACGGCTGCCCCAGGCTCGCTATATTCATCTGGCCACCCATGGCCTACTAGACGACATCGACGGCGAGGGAATCCCTGGCGCCATTGCCCTAACCCCTGACAACCACGAAGATGGTTTTCTCACCGCCAATGAATTATTCCAACTGAAATTGCAGGCCGACCTGGTCGTTCTCAGCGCCTGCGATACCGGCGGCGGTCGCATCACCGGTGATGGCGTCATTGGCTTATCTCGCTCCTTCCTATCCTCTGGGGCCAACAGCGTCGTCGTCTCCCTATGGACCGTGCCCGACGTGGCCACCGCCGATTTGATGACCGCCTTCTACCAAGCCCTACCGACCACGTCCCATAAGGCCCAAGCCCTACGTCAAGCCATGCTATCCACCCAACAACGCCATCCCCATCCCAGCGCCTGGGCTGGCTTCACCCTCATCGGCGACTGGCGCTAA
- a CDS encoding helix-turn-helix domain-containing protein, with protein MEAIDLDDMPIQEAAAVFHISRDTIYRQGKR; from the coding sequence ATGGAAGCCATCGACCTTGATGACATGCCGATTCAGGAAGCCGCCGCAGTCTTTCACATCAGTCGCGACACCATTTATCGCCAGGGTAAGCGCTAA
- a CDS encoding TIGR04168 family protein — MSRADTPQQRPMRIAVVGDVHDQWSDDDGIALKHLQVDLVLLVGDFGNEAVEVVRSIAKLDSPKAVILGNHDAWYSATPWGRKKCPYNRQQEDRVQQQLDLLGTAHVGYGKLDFPELGLSVIGGRPFSWGGSDWTCADFYRQRYGITDFQASAARIQQAIDASSQDTLIFVGHCGPTGLGNAAEAPCGRDWKPLGGDFGDPDLRQAITYAQHQGKQVPLVTFGHMHHRLRHTQTLERQRLAIDQHPTMYLNAASVPRVVNTGSDQRRNFSIVTLSKTHQVQHISLCWLNQQHRLVTEDVIYSLDGLPTLAELA, encoded by the coding sequence ATGAGCCGCGCTGATACCCCACAGCAACGTCCTATGCGGATTGCAGTTGTTGGCGATGTCCACGATCAGTGGAGCGATGACGACGGGATAGCCCTAAAGCACCTACAGGTAGATTTGGTGCTACTGGTGGGGGACTTCGGTAACGAGGCCGTAGAAGTGGTACGGTCGATTGCCAAGCTGGATAGCCCCAAAGCCGTCATTTTAGGCAACCATGATGCTTGGTATAGTGCCACTCCCTGGGGTCGGAAAAAATGTCCTTACAATCGCCAGCAAGAAGATCGAGTCCAGCAACAACTCGATCTGCTCGGAACCGCCCATGTCGGCTACGGCAAGTTAGATTTTCCGGAGTTGGGCCTGAGTGTAATCGGTGGTCGCCCCTTTAGTTGGGGCGGATCAGATTGGACCTGTGCCGACTTTTATCGGCAGCGCTACGGTATCACCGATTTTCAGGCCTCAGCTGCTCGCATTCAACAGGCCATTGATGCCAGTAGCCAAGACACCCTAATCTTCGTCGGTCACTGTGGCCCCACTGGTTTAGGCAATGCCGCCGAAGCCCCCTGTGGTCGTGACTGGAAACCCCTCGGCGGTGATTTCGGCGATCCCGACCTACGTCAGGCCATTACCTATGCCCAACACCAAGGCAAGCAGGTACCCTTAGTGACCTTTGGCCATATGCACCACCGCCTGCGCCATACCCAAACCCTAGAACGCCAACGGCTGGCCATTGACCAACATCCCACGATGTACCTCAATGCCGCCAGCGTGCCCCGGGTAGTGAACACAGGCTCAGACCAACGGCGTAATTTTTCGATCGTGACCCTAAGCAAAACTCATCAAGTCCAGCACATTTCCCTCTGCTGGCTCAACCAGCAGCATCGCCTTGTCACCGAAGACGTGATCTATAGCTTGGATGGTCTACCGACCCTAGCAGAATTGGCGTAG
- a CDS encoding M15 family metallopeptidase, which yields MGFVVVMSVNDIPEARRDGGSGVISDARSKRPWGVIIAVAIALLGTSLLAAWRFMYAPPSPTLSSMSPVPPLPAPMGPTIQTELPPEPTLLGHRAYAEADPTTLVPITADGQIQLHEAAAEPFLAMVAAARREGIHLAALSGYRSQEEQRRLFFDIKADRGQTALDRAEVSAPPGYSEHHTGYAIDIGDAQQPQTHLDPTFANTPAYDWLVNNAAHYGFELSFPPDNDQDIAFEPWHWRFVGNQDSLETFYQQ from the coding sequence ATGGGGTTTGTCGTTGTAATGTCTGTGAATGATATTCCAGAGGCCCGTCGAGATGGGGGCTCAGGAGTTATTTCCGATGCCAGATCGAAACGTCCCTGGGGGGTAATTATTGCCGTTGCGATCGCACTGTTGGGCACCAGCCTCCTAGCCGCCTGGCGATTCATGTACGCCCCCCCCTCTCCCACACTGTCCTCAATGTCCCCGGTGCCGCCGTTGCCTGCTCCTATGGGCCCAACGATTCAAACAGAACTGCCCCCAGAGCCGACCCTGCTTGGTCATCGAGCCTATGCAGAAGCTGACCCCACCACCCTGGTCCCGATCACGGCAGACGGTCAGATTCAGCTGCATGAAGCTGCCGCAGAACCATTCCTGGCCATGGTAGCGGCCGCCCGACGCGAGGGCATTCATCTGGCCGCCCTATCCGGCTATCGATCGCAAGAGGAACAGCGCCGTCTGTTTTTCGACATCAAGGCAGATCGGGGACAGACTGCCTTAGATCGGGCCGAAGTTAGCGCTCCCCCGGGGTATAGTGAACACCACACCGGCTATGCCATCGATATCGGTGATGCCCAGCAACCCCAAACCCACTTAGACCCCACCTTTGCCAACACCCCAGCCTACGACTGGTTGGTTAACAATGCCGCCCATTATGGTTTTGAGCTGTCATTTCCCCCGGATAATGACCAAGACATTGCCTTTGAACCCTGGCACTGGCGCTTTGTGGGAAACCAAGACAGCCTAGAGACGTTTTATCAACAGTAA
- the arsS gene encoding arsenosugar biosynthesis radical SAM (seleno)protein ArsS (Some members of this family are selenoproteins.) has translation MVSSLNSQPTTATPFEHTLGTPLTKQPITVLQINLGRRCNLACTHCHVEAGPKRTEELSPQVCEQLVEIIRRFPQIETVDLTGGAPEMNYGFRPIAEAARVTGKTVIVRSNLTIFFEPGYGDLPEYFATHQLHVVASLPCYLEDNVDRQRGSGVYNASIRALQRLNHLGYGRIPKLGLDLVYNPPVPHDSNFYLTPHQANLEQAYKTYLKEHFDIDFNHLFTLTNLPIGRVKHSLQKKGLCQPYTKFLENHHNPNTVAHLMCRNQLSVDYLGNIYDCDFNQMEGVRSHLPDGTPISLSTLLQTNNLDVIQTIQTRPYCYGCTAGAGSSCGGALL, from the coding sequence ATGGTTTCATCGCTTAATTCTCAGCCCACCACCGCTACGCCCTTTGAGCACACCCTAGGCACTCCTCTGACCAAACAACCCATCACGGTTCTACAAATTAATTTAGGCCGCCGGTGCAACCTAGCCTGTACTCACTGCCATGTGGAAGCGGGTCCCAAGCGCACCGAAGAACTCTCACCGCAGGTATGTGAGCAATTGGTCGAGATAATTCGGCGGTTTCCTCAGATTGAGACGGTGGATCTAACCGGGGGGGCTCCAGAGATGAACTACGGCTTTCGTCCCATTGCTGAAGCCGCCAGGGTGACGGGCAAAACCGTAATTGTGCGCTCTAACTTGACCATCTTTTTTGAGCCGGGCTATGGCGATTTACCTGAATACTTTGCGACTCACCAATTGCACGTTGTCGCCTCATTACCTTGTTATCTAGAAGACAATGTCGATCGCCAGCGGGGGAGTGGGGTGTATAATGCCTCGATTCGAGCCCTACAGCGTCTCAATCACCTGGGCTATGGCCGCATCCCTAAGTTAGGACTGGATTTGGTGTACAATCCCCCGGTGCCTCACGATAGCAACTTTTATTTAACGCCCCATCAGGCAAATTTGGAACAGGCCTATAAGACTTACCTCAAGGAACACTTTGACATCGATTTTAACCACCTATTTACCCTGACTAATTTGCCCATTGGTCGGGTTAAGCATTCCTTGCAGAAAAAGGGACTTTGCCAACCCTATACAAAGTTTTTAGAAAACCATCACAACCCTAACACCGTGGCCCACCTGATGTGCCGCAACCAGCTATCGGTAGACTATTTGGGAAATATCTATGACTGCGACTTTAATCAGATGGAAGGGGTGCGATCGCATCTGCCCGATGGCACTCCCATAAGCCTATCCACCCTATTACAGACGAATAATCTCGATGTGATTCAGACCATTCAAACCCGCCCTTACTGCTACGGCTGCACCGCTGGTGCTGGTTCCAGCTGTGGCGGTGCCCTCCTTTAA